From the genome of Carettochelys insculpta isolate YL-2023 chromosome 23, ASM3395843v1, whole genome shotgun sequence:
gctGCCGAAGTTAGTCCAGTATGTTTTTTAGTGGGCATCTCTTTTGCAGTGGCCCAGCTCAACTCAATAAACAACTGGCACTCAACAGAGTTACGCAGACAGGCGAGGGAGGGGTTGGGCAGAAATAAGCTCacaagcaaattcccacccctaCGAGAACTTGAGCCACCTGAAGCAGGGCTGGTTAGCAGACAGGAGCATAGGGCTAGGCCATCCAAATGAGGGTGTGATACCTAGTAaatgctcctctctctctctctcttccctgctgcaTTTCCCAGCCTACGGCTGTGGCGATCCCATCTACCCGCCTCTTGTCTCCCGGGTAGTCGGAGGTGAAGAAGCCAATCCtcacagctggccctggcaggtaAAGAAGCAGTGTTGTTATGGCACAATATTgggctttatttttttaaccccTGGGTAAAATCCAGGCTAATGTCCTCATGATTTTGGTGAATTTCAGATCTCCCTCCAATACAGCAAAAATGGTGCCTGGGGTCACACATGTGGCGGGACCCTTATTGCCACCAACTGGGTCCTTACTGCAGCCCACTGCATCAGGTAACGCAGCGGCGCTCAACTCTTCCAGACTACCGTACCCCTTTGCAGGAGTCTTATCCACTGTGGGCACCCCACAtgtcacctcacttaaaaactacttgcttacaaaatgagGCACAAAAAATACGTGTGTCACAGTACACAATTCCTCAGACATTGCAAACAtcgcattttaaaataaatcaagtgGACTATAACTATGACACTCTCATTTCAGTGAGTAGTACAGAGTGTCTtataaacaagtcactgtctggaTGAAATGTTTGCTGGTCCTGGCTTTCTTGGTGCTGCTTATgcagcctgctgtaaaactagccAAATAGCAAGCGGAGGCGATGTAGCCTGTGGTACATGTGCCTTTGGCTGAGAGGCACTGAAGTAAACAAGTCACCATGTGTGAAAGTGAGCGTTTTGGCCAcacccacagcctcagtgttGACATCTTTGGGTAAGAGCACAGGCTCTGAACTTCTAACAAAGGGCCCAGGAAGTCCAAGTGGTCAGTGCAGAAGAGCAACCAGGTAAGACAAGGTGAGGTAGGGGACCAAGACTGAGACGATGCAACTCATGCTAGGTTTGTGGGGGGGTTGCCTTTATCTAATGGCTCAGCCACATTGAGGCTAATAGCAGTCCATTTAGGGAGTTACTTCCTTAGCcttaacaacaagcagtcctgtggcacttacagcctaacagatattttggagtgtaagtttcgtgggcaaagacctccttaGTCTTTATGGTCTTGTCACAGCCAGGAGACTAGTGCAAGGCTTAGGAGAAAAGCTGGAAGTTTGGCATAAATCAAGAGAGGTGTTAAGTTTAACTGTGTTTTCTCCTGCTGTTTGTGCCTATAGCAACAGCAGAACATACCGAGTTGTACTGGGGAAACATAACCTGACCCTGGCCAATGAACCTGGCTCCGTGGTGGCTGCTGTGGAGACGATCTATGTCCATGAGAAATGGAGCTCCCTTCTGATCATGTAAATCTGCTGATTTCTAAGGCACAAGGGTGCTGGATGCAGGGAGTTCTGGGTGAGCGGGGGGAGGGCCGCAGTAGTAATTCTGCTACCAAAGCTTGGTTCAAATCAGCCAGCTCTTGCTTTGGTTCACTGTGTGTCCCGGACACCGCTGTGAGTCAAATATGCCTCTGGCAACTGCAATGGGAAAGTTGTTATCTAGCCTGACCCATCCTCATTCACTCACCCCACTCCCGAAGTGCACTGCTGGCCTATCTCTGCTTTGACCTGGAGTCATGTGACTTGGGTGAGCCAGGGAGCGTCTTGGGTTCCGTTCGCAGAGTGGTTGCCGCATGGGATGAGATCTGGAGAGGTGGTGCTAGTGAAGGATTGGTTTGGCAATGCAATGTCACAGGTCAAGTGAAATCATGTCGACCCCAATTCAGACGCCAAGCAGGGGTGAGGCAGGAGCACTGTAGCAGTTATTTTACAGCTACGTGGGCTAGCCATGTATTTGTTGACCAGCTCAACTATTACACACTGTTTATTCCCATCATTCAAGTTTAAGGAGTTTGCAGACTAAGGCATGTGTGCAAAAAGAGGGATTGGCAAAATTCTCAAAAAGGGCCACGTGACTTAGGCACACAAGGTCTCATGCCCAGCCAAGTTTAACCTCCCCCCCTTGCAATCTTATTTGGTTTTCAGCAATGATATTGCCTTGATCAAACTAGCTGAGCCCGTGCAGCTGAGCGACACAGtccagccagcctgcctgcctcCAAACGGTGCCATCCTGAGTAACAACTTCCCCTGCTACATCACAGGCTGGGGACGCCTCTGGAGTGAGTAGACTATCTTCCCCTGTAGCTGTAGTGTCCCACTCCTAGGACGTGCCCCGATACCAAACAATTCCCCTCTTTGCTGAATGTTATCCCAGGTTCCCTGTTTTAACAATGAGCCCATTCTGCAGGCTTCCCGTATCAGCATTCCTGTTCTCACACACCATGGCCATTGGCCATCTCCCAAGGCTCAGATCTGATTCACTAACACGAGTGCTTTCTGGTTCAGCGGAGGTCACGGTCTGGGGGGACGGGTGCAAGTGGCCCATAATATTGGAAGCTATTGTGCTAGAGCGAATAGGGGGCAGTGCCTCTAGGCTGGCTCAGTTCCTGAATCACAAACCCATGAATGTCTGAGCTTGGACTTCAGTTGGAACCAGATTACATCTCAGATCCCCAAGAGGCGCTTATAACTCAGAGTCTAGAGGTGGAAGAGACGTCAGAGGAGCGTTAGTAGTTTATCTACCTGACAGCGCAGTGTTCTACCCTACTAGATGTTCCTAGTCTTCTCTGATTAACAGCTTCAATGTACCTTTACTCATTTTCTTACCATAATATTTTTACTCaccctcaaaaacaacaaaaaggcctgtggcaccttatagactaacagatattttggagcgcaagtttttgacgatacagactaacatggtgacctctctgACACTTACTCACCCTCAGtgattcttcttcttttgctaGTCAAGCTGATATTTCCATTCTCTGACATGAGTTTATGTGCTTAGAAGACAGCTCCTCACTCCTCCTCTGTGTAAAATTGTCCTGatgtttctccttttctttttgtgaTCCATTCTATTGAACAGCCAATGGCCCCATTGCTGATGTCCTCCAGCAGGCACTGCTGCCTGTGGTGGACCATGACACCTGTACTAGATTGGATTGGTGGGGCTTCAAAGTCAAGAATACCATGGTCTGTGCCGGAGGAGATGGTGTCGTCTCTGGATGCAATGTAAGTCCTCCCAGAACTATAGCCCTGCAGCCTTTCTCATTACCTCCCAAGGAAGGTGAGCAAACCCCACCTGCAGGAACTGGCATGTGTGCTGATGTGTTCCCAGCTGCATCTCAATGACTTTTAGGGGCTCCCTAGCTGTGAAAATTCAGCCAGTTGCTCTGGATATTGGCATCAGAATGAGGCTTGGCACCTGGCAAGCTAAGTGAATTGTGTGAAACAGCTGAGCAGTCCATGTATGAAGTTTGGCATACAGAACTCCTCGGAGTTACAGGTTCAAACTCAAGGAGGGGTCAATGCATATCTCTAGTCAAGAGATGTTTTTTATGTCTTTTTGGGGTGTAGAGGGAGGTTTGAACTCAACCTTATAAAGCAACATCCTTTTTGGACTTTGCAAATTAATTAAAGTCCCTTAGTAATTTTCACAAGATCCCAGGGTCTCTTCTCCTAATTGCTAAGCAGCAAGAGTTAACCAGACTGGTGTAGTATGATGACTGCTTaagcccatgcagcacaggcctgCCCTGCCACCTGAGGAGTATCTAAGAATGGACACAACACGGCTAACATAAAActaagctaagctgtgagcaaaggCAGGCCCCTGATAACAGAACTTGGGACAAACAGGGCTGAGAGTGCAAAACACGAATCCGTAATCAGCCCAGGTGCAGTACAATATTGGTACAGGTCATAAGTTGAGATCACAAGGTACCACTaactcattaaaaaagaccttggtacctGCTCCTCATAGATACAGCCCTAAGTTCAGGAAAGGGGCTTAAATGACAACATTATGGATAGAGAAGATCTAATCAAACCAAGAGGTACAGGGTGCTGGGTTACCTGACAtcatcagagggtggcaacctaatacatcagcagtgaggtgtgatttgtttGTGCCTGTATATAAAGACGTGGCTTGGGGGACCGTCTTCGTATGacctagggggcagtggaaatttcccactgactgaGTCATTTCATTGTGACAAGAACAGATGCTTAGTGGTTCAGTAGACCCTACTGACCAGCCGTTACTGTACTTCACTTTACAATA
Proteins encoded in this window:
- the LOC142025546 gene encoding chymotrypsin-C-like; translation: MFRFVFLTVFLGYAYGCGDPIYPPLVSRVVGGEEANPHSWPWQISLQYSKNGAWGHTCGGTLIATNWVLTAAHCISNSRTYRVVLGKHNLTLANEPGSVVAAVETIYVHEKWSSLLIINDIALIKLAEPVQLSDTVQPACLPPNGAILSNNFPCYITGWGRLWTNGPIADVLQQALLPVVDHDTCTRLDWWGFKVKNTMVCAGGDGVVSGCNGDSGGPLNCHGANAWEVHGIVSFGSGLSCNTRKKPTVFTRVSAYINWINSIMNLN